In Campylobacter showae, the genomic stretch TTCCGTAGGCCTATCAAAAGTAACCTCAAAACCCGTTATAAACGTCCCGGGATGTCCTCCTAGCGAGAAAAATATCGTGGGCAACGTCCTCCACTACATACTTTTCGGTACTTTGCCCGCACTTGACGTATTTAACCGTCCAAAATGGGCTTACGGACTTAGGATTCACGATCTTTGCGAGCGAAGAGGGCATTTTGACGCGGGCGAGTTCGTGCAGACCTTTGGCGACGAGGGCGCAAAAAACGGCTACTGCCTCTATAAAGTCGGCTGCAAAGGCCCATATACGTTTAATAACTGCTCTCGCGAGAGATTTAATCAGCATACTAGCTGGCCTGTGCAAGCAGGCCACGGCTGCATAGGTTGCTCGGAGCCTGATTTTTGGGATACGATGGGGCCTTTTGAGGAGCCGATGGCAGATAGGTTGTTTAACACGGTTTTGGGTCTAGGCGCCGATAACGTCAGCGATAAAATCGGCATCGGAGTGCTGGCGCTCGCAGGCATCGGTATAGCAGCGCACGCCGCGATAAGCATTTTTGCTAAAGACAAGGAGGAGGCGTAAAAATGAGCGAGCAAAGAATAGTAATAGACCCGATAACCAGGATAGAAGGCCACCTGCGCATAGAGGTCGTCGTAGATGAAAATAACGTAGTTAAAGAGGCCTACTCGGGCTCGACGCTCTGGCGCGGCATAGAGCAGGTCGTAAAGGGGCGCGATCCGAGGGATGCGGGATTTTTCATGCAGAGGATTTGCGGCGTTTGTACGTTTTCGCACTACCGCGCGGGCATCATGGCCGTCGAGAATGCGTTAGGTATCACGCCTCCGCTAAACGCGCAGCTAACGCGCACGCTGATGAATAACGCCCTTTATATGCACGATCACGTGGTGCATTTTTATCAGCTTCACGGCCTTGACTGGGCGGACGTGGTTTCGGCTCTAAGCGCGGACGTACGCAAGGCTAGCGACGAAGCGTTTAAATACTGCGATACGCCGTATGCGACCGGCGCAGATAAACTAAAGGAGGTAAAAGAGCGCGTCGAAACCTTCGTAAAAAAAGGAAATTTAGGGCCTTTTGCCAACGCCTACTGGGGACATCCGACCTATAAATTTACGCCTGAGCAAAATTTGATCGTGCTTTCGCACTATTTAGAGTGTCTAAGGATACAAAGGACGGTAGCGCAGATGATGGCGATATTTGGCTCCAAAAACCCGCATCCCCAAAGCCTAACTGTGGGCGGCGTGACCTGCGTCATGGACTTGCTAGATCCTGCAAGACTGGGCGAATATCTAACCAAATTTCAAGAAACGGCCGATTTTATTAACAGGGCGTATTATCCAGATCTCGTCATGGCCGCTAAAGCCTACGGCAGCGAGCCAAGCGTACTAAAGGACGTTGGCGTGTCAAATTTGTTCGCTTATGATGAGTTTTTAGTCGGTAGAAACGAGTATCTAATCCAAGGCGGAGTTATCCTAAACGGCGATATCAGCAAGGTTTACGAAGTAGACGGCGATAAGATCACCGAGGAAGCCACTCGCGCATGGTATAAAAACCCGGCCCCGCTGCATCCGTACGACGGACAGACCGAGCCAAACTATACAGGCCTAAAAGATATGAAAACCCTAGACGGTCACGGCAAGGAGGTAGATACTAAGGTATTTGACGAAA encodes the following:
- a CDS encoding nickel-dependent hydrogenase large subunit, with amino-acid sequence MSEQRIVIDPITRIEGHLRIEVVVDENNVVKEAYSGSTLWRGIEQVVKGRDPRDAGFFMQRICGVCTFSHYRAGIMAVENALGITPPLNAQLTRTLMNNALYMHDHVVHFYQLHGLDWADVVSALSADVRKASDEAFKYCDTPYATGADKLKEVKERVETFVKKGNLGPFANAYWGHPTYKFTPEQNLIVLSHYLECLRIQRTVAQMMAIFGSKNPHPQSLTVGGVTCVMDLLDPARLGEYLTKFQETADFINRAYYPDLVMAAKAYGSEPSVLKDVGVSNLFAYDEFLVGRNEYLIQGGVILNGDISKVYEVDGDKITEEATRAWYKNPAPLHPYDGQTEPNYTGLKDMKTLDGHGKEVDTKVFDEKGKYSWIKAPRYEGKPMQVGPLASIAINYAKGNERVVKIVDKFLKDSGLPLEAVFSTLGRTATRMLEAKLVADHGLTAFNSLVENLKTDQETCAKYVIDNGKEYKGNFQGNAPRGALSHWCRIKDGVITNWQAVVPSTWNASPKDAANVRGSYEECLIGLKIADLTKPLEIIRKIHSYDPCIACAVHVMDARGTQLGEYKINPNL